In Candidatus Sysuiplasma jiujiangense, the following are encoded in one genomic region:
- a CDS encoding NUDIX domain-containing protein, producing MERIMKIQALLYNAAESMEYLLLRRPESRGGMWGPVTGHVEKGEKLLDALQREIEEETGIGELAYIIDLRVPFEFTKDNTKIEEHSFGVQTGTREVRISEEHVEYAWLPYKQAAERLNWPNQKTSLQVLNDMINL from the coding sequence TTGGAGAGAATAATGAAGATCCAGGCGCTGCTCTACAATGCAGCCGAAAGCATGGAGTATCTGCTGCTGAGGAGACCAGAGAGCAGAGGAGGAATGTGGGGACCGGTGACAGGTCATGTCGAAAAGGGCGAAAAACTCCTGGATGCGCTACAGAGAGAAATAGAGGAGGAGACAGGCATTGGAGAGCTGGCATACATCATTGATCTGCGCGTTCCATTCGAATTCACGAAAGATAATACTAAAATTGAAGAACATTCCTTTGGCGTCCAGACAGGAACCAGGGAAGTTCGAATTTCGGAAGAGCATGTCGAATATGCATGGCTGCCCTATAAACAGGCGGCGGAAAGACTGAACTGGCCAAATCAGAAGACATCGCTTCAGGTACTGAATGACATGATTAACCTCTGA
- a CDS encoding acyl-CoA dehydrogenase family protein has product MVDFSFSEEQELLRESARKFFETELRPLSAQIDREARFPSEIISRMAGMGYMGVPIPEEYGGAGLGKTGYCILLEELGRVDASVCTILSAHCSLGSIPLLYFGNEEQKQKYLIPAAKGTTLHSFNLSEPGAGSDASSIQTTATKEGHSYVINGTKLWATNGKEADVYIVFAATARKQGAAGGLTAFIVERKFGGIKFGREEEKMGIRGSSTMQLFYDNVSVPEENVLGRIGDGFRIAMTTLDVGRITLSAGSLGASSRAIELALAYAKNRIQFGRSIAEFQAIQFKLAEMGIRTEALRYFLYNVAARADALGTDVSAWPKSKREDLTREAAMLKTFASETASFCVDESLQIHGGTGFIKTSEIERMYRDARIAEIYEGTNEIQRMVIGRDMARRGWH; this is encoded by the coding sequence TTGGTTGATTTCTCATTTTCCGAAGAACAGGAATTGCTGAGGGAAAGTGCAAGGAAATTTTTCGAGACGGAGCTTAGACCGCTTTCCGCCCAGATCGACAGGGAAGCCAGATTCCCTTCTGAAATCATAAGCAGGATGGCGGGAATGGGATACATGGGAGTGCCAATTCCGGAGGAGTACGGCGGAGCCGGTCTTGGAAAAACGGGGTACTGCATTCTTCTCGAGGAGCTTGGCCGTGTGGATGCTTCTGTGTGCACAATCCTCAGCGCACACTGTTCACTAGGAAGCATCCCGCTGCTCTACTTTGGAAATGAGGAACAGAAACAGAAATACCTAATACCGGCAGCAAAGGGGACAACCCTGCACTCTTTCAATCTTTCAGAACCGGGCGCCGGTTCAGATGCTTCATCCATACAGACAACGGCGACAAAGGAGGGGCATAGCTACGTGATTAACGGCACAAAGCTCTGGGCAACTAACGGAAAGGAGGCAGATGTCTACATTGTTTTTGCCGCCACCGCCAGAAAACAGGGTGCCGCCGGTGGATTGACCGCATTCATTGTCGAAAGGAAATTTGGTGGTATCAAATTCGGGAGAGAAGAGGAAAAGATGGGAATCAGGGGAAGCAGCACTATGCAGCTGTTCTACGACAACGTTAGCGTCCCAGAGGAGAATGTTCTTGGCAGGATCGGAGATGGCTTCAGGATCGCTATGACAACACTGGATGTCGGGAGGATTACGCTTTCAGCAGGTTCCCTGGGTGCATCATCCAGGGCAATAGAGCTTGCTCTTGCATACGCAAAAAACAGGATACAGTTCGGCAGGTCTATCGCGGAATTTCAGGCTATCCAGTTCAAGCTTGCAGAAATGGGGATAAGGACGGAAGCACTCCGTTACTTCCTATACAACGTAGCTGCAAGAGCGGATGCTTTGGGAACGGACGTTTCCGCGTGGCCGAAAAGCAAAAGGGAGGATCTTACCAGGGAAGCAGCCATGCTCAAAACATTTGCAAGTGAAACAGCCTCTTTCTGTGTGGATGAATCGCTTCAGATACATGGCGGAACAGGATTCATCAAAACCTCCGAGATTGAAAGAATGTACAGGGATGCCCGTATTGCCGAAATATACGAGGGAACAAATGAAATACAGAGAATGGTCATCGGCCGGGATATGGCAAGAAGAGGATGGCACTGA